One Urocitellus parryii isolate mUroPar1 chromosome 8, mUroPar1.hap1, whole genome shotgun sequence DNA window includes the following coding sequences:
- the Fam229b gene encoding protein FAM229B, with protein sequence MPFRFGTQPRRFPVEGGDSSIGLESGLSSSAACNGKEMSPNRQLRRCPGSHCLTITDVPITVYATMRKPPAQSSKEMHPK encoded by the exons ATGCCTTTTCGGTTTGGGACCCAACCAAGGAGGTTTCCAGTGGAAGGAGGAGATTCTTCAATTGGGCTAGAATCAGGGCTGAGCTCAAGTGCTGCCTGTAATGGGAAAGAGATGTCACCAAATAG GCAACTCCGAAGATGCCCTGGAAGTCATTGCCTGACAATAACTGATGTTCCCATCACTGTCTATGCAACAATGCGAAAGCCACCTGCACAAAGCAGCAAGGAAATGCATCCTAAATAG